In a single window of the Raphanus sativus cultivar WK10039 chromosome 9, ASM80110v3, whole genome shotgun sequence genome:
- the LOC108828310 gene encoding F-box protein At1g11270-like, which produces MRSISYRIKEKRNKLIREGLEEGLEAIIWGMRKASMDGVLRDNNKTMMLKRHRGEEVLPHDVVELILEKLPVVSLVRFKCVSKRWKSTIESASFKQRQVLMITRKSRGPDILYVTWLGDEEEEEEEILEEEANIMVGSCVIRSLKFPTRNDKVCYGACDGLVCFFGNRNPSVVFNPATRWRRSFPHSRVQPRIISDARARKKRGCYTREPQLGFGKDKVRSTTYKPVWLFNSSEFGLDNVTTCEVFDFTTNAWRYVLPASPYRIIEGQKPVYFDGSLYWLTECVETKLLSFDLHTETFQVVCNAPFSHVPDPRFLLLCILDNRLCVSLKIYPTRTQVIWSLDSSNMTTTWKQMCSIDLTKTCFLDLPYFPDPALLPIAIVDETKLLLGYSCGSPLVIHDLHTNSYVFDSFPKMLDYPVCYFPSLFSN; this is translated from the exons ATGAGATCGATCTCGTAcagaattaaagaaaaaaggaaTAAATTGATTCGTGAGGGATTGGAAGAAGGATTGGAGGCGATCATTTGGGGGATGAG GAAAGCATCGATGGATGGTGTGTTGAGAGATAACAATAAGACAATGATGTTGAAAAGACATCGTGGCGAAGAAGTGCTACCACACGATGTGGTTGAGCTCATCCTGGAGAAACTTCCTGTGGTGTCTCTGGTGAGATTCAAGTGTGTATCAAAGAGGTGGAAATCGACAATCGAGTCCGCAAGTTTCAAACAGAGACAAGTACTGATGATCACGAGGAAATCACGAGGTCCAGATATCCTATACGTGACCTGGcttggtgatgaagaagaagaagaagaagaaatattaGAAGAAGAAGCTAATATTATGGTGGGGTCTTGTGTAATTCGCAGCCTCAAGTTCCCTACAAGGAACGACAAGGTTTGCTATGGTGCTTGTGACGGACTTGTATGTTTTTTCGGCAACCGCAACCCGAGTGTCGTCTTTAATCCCGCCACTAGATGGCGTCGAAGCTTTCCTCATTCGAGGGTTCAACCGCGCATCATCTCTGACGCTCGCGCGCGCAAAAAAAGAGGCTGTTACACCCGAGAACCTCAGCTAGGATTCGGCAAAGACAAAGTCAGGAGCACAACATACAAGCCGGTTTGGCTCTTTAACTCATCTGAGTTTGGCCTAGACAATGTCACCACTTGTGAAGTTTTCGACTTTACCACTAATGCTTGGAGGTACGTCCTCCCTGCTTCTCCCTATCGGATTATTGAAGGCCAGAAGCCTGTGTATTTCGATGGGTCCCTTTATTGGTTAACCGAGTGTGTAGAAACCAAGTTGTTGTCTTTTGATCTTCACACGGAAacttttcaagtcgtctgtaacGCCCCCTTTTCCCATGTGCCTGACCCTCGCTTTCTACTCTTGTGCATCCTCGATAACCGCTTGTGCGTATCCCTCAAAATCTATCCCACCAGAACCCAAGTGATATGGTCACTCGACAGCAGCAACATGACGACGACATGGAAGCAAATGTGTTCGATTGATCTCACCAAAACCTGTTTTCTTGACCTTCCTTATTTTCCAGATCCAGCACTGTTGCCAATAGCTATTGTAGACGAGACCAAATTATTGCTTGGTTATAGCTGTGGTTCACCACTGGTGATACATGATCTCCATACCAATTCCTATGTTTTTGACTCTTTTCCTAAAATGCTTGACTATCCTGTTTGTTATTTCCCTAGTTTGTTCTCAAATTAA